Proteins encoded in a region of the Pseudomonas sp. GOM7 genome:
- the trpE gene encoding anthranilate synthase component I, with protein MNHEEFLRLAAEGYNRIPLACETLVDFDTPLSIYLKLADAPNSYLLESVQGGEKWGRYSIIGLPARTVLRVHGHDVVVSTDGVEVERHQCTDPLEFVEQFKARYKVPSIAGLPRFNGGLVGYFGYDSVRYVEQKLARCPNPDPLGTPDILLMVSDAVVVFDNLAGKMHGIVLADPSEADAFEQGHARLREILHKLRQPITPRLGVDLAAPLGDEPAFRSSYSKSDYEAAVSAIKDYILAGDCMQVVISQRMTIEFKAAPIDLYRALRCINPTPYMYFFNFGDFHVVGSSPEVLVRVEDGLVTVRPIAGTRPRGATEEADLALEEDLLADAKEIAEHLMLIDLGRNDTGRVSEIGSVKLTEKMVIERYSNVMHIVSNVTGELKQGLTSMDALRAILPAGTLSGAPKIRAMEIIDELEPVKRGVYGGAVGYYAWNGNMDTAIAIRTAVIKDGELHVQAGAGIVADSVPALEWEETLNKRRAMFKAVALAEQGSR; from the coding sequence ATGAACCACGAAGAATTTCTGCGCTTGGCCGCCGAAGGCTACAACCGCATTCCGCTGGCCTGCGAAACCCTGGTGGATTTCGACACGCCGCTGTCCATCTACCTGAAACTGGCCGACGCGCCCAACTCCTATCTGCTCGAATCCGTGCAGGGCGGTGAGAAATGGGGGCGTTACTCGATCATCGGCCTGCCGGCGCGCACCGTGCTGCGCGTGCATGGTCATGATGTCGTGGTCAGCACCGATGGCGTCGAGGTGGAGCGCCACCAATGTACCGATCCGCTGGAGTTCGTCGAGCAGTTCAAGGCGCGCTACAAGGTGCCCAGCATCGCCGGTCTGCCACGCTTCAACGGCGGCCTGGTGGGTTACTTCGGCTACGACAGCGTGCGCTACGTCGAGCAGAAGCTGGCTCGCTGCCCCAACCCCGATCCGCTGGGCACGCCGGATATCCTGCTGATGGTTTCAGACGCCGTGGTGGTGTTCGACAACCTGGCCGGCAAGATGCACGGCATCGTCCTGGCTGACCCGAGCGAGGCGGATGCCTTCGAGCAGGGCCATGCGCGCCTGCGCGAGATCCTGCACAAGCTGCGTCAGCCGATCACCCCGCGCCTGGGCGTGGATCTGGCCGCGCCGCTGGGCGACGAGCCGGCGTTCCGCTCCAGCTACAGCAAGAGTGACTACGAGGCCGCCGTCAGCGCCATCAAGGACTACATCCTGGCTGGCGACTGCATGCAGGTGGTGATTTCCCAGCGCATGACGATCGAGTTCAAGGCAGCGCCCATCGACCTGTACCGCGCGTTGCGCTGCATCAACCCGACTCCGTACATGTACTTCTTCAACTTCGGCGACTTCCATGTAGTCGGCAGCTCGCCCGAAGTGCTGGTGCGCGTCGAGGACGGTCTGGTCACCGTGCGCCCCATTGCCGGCACGCGTCCGCGTGGTGCCACCGAAGAGGCCGATCTGGCCCTGGAAGAGGATCTGCTGGCCGATGCCAAGGAGATCGCCGAGCACCTGATGCTGATCGATCTGGGCCGCAACGACACCGGCCGCGTCTCGGAAATCGGTTCGGTGAAGCTGACCGAGAAAATGGTCATCGAGCGCTATTCCAACGTCATGCACATCGTTTCCAACGTCACTGGCGAGCTGAAGCAGGGCCTGACCTCGATGGATGCCCTGCGCGCCATCCTGCCGGCCGGCACCCTGTCCGGTGCGCCGAAGATCCGCGCCATGGAAATCATCGACGAGCTGGAACCGGTCAAACGCGGCGTCTACGGCGGTGCGGTCGGTTACTACGCCTGGAACGGCAATATGGACACCGCCATTGCGATTCGTACCGCAGTGATCAAGGATGGCGAGCTGCACGTGCAGGCCGGCGCCGGCATCGTCGCCGACTCGGTGCCCGCGCTGGAATGGGAGGAGACCCTCAACAAGCGCCGCGCCATGTTCAAGGCCGTGGCCCTGGCGGAGCAGGGCTCGCGCTGA